The genomic window TCCAACAGCTGAATCCTCCAATTCTCCCACTTCTAGTTGCGGGGTAACCGTTTCTATTGGGGCTAGATAAACCTAACAGGTTTTCAAAACCTGTTAGGTTTGATTTACGCACCCTTTTTATCTTTTTATACAATTTTACACATCGTAGCCTGTCGAAGCATCTATTTAATTCTAATGCATAAACTCATTCCCACAATAATAACACACAAACTTATGGCTCGTCAGGATTGAAACCCCAAAGAAGCTCGTTGCACTGTCATCCCTGTAAATATGGTTGGAACCGCACTTCGGACATACAAAATCAAAATCAGGATTTTCAACCGTATGTTCTACTTCCAAAGAAAATTCTTCATTATCTTTATAATCCTGAAGCGTTTGTTTTGCTTTTTCCAGATCTTCTTCAAAAACCTGCAGCTGAATACCACCTACCGCCTGAGAAAGCAGCCAATCCGACTGAATCAGCTGTTCATTCGCGATAAAGCTATTGATACCGCTTTCAGCCAGAATCTGTTTGTCTCTGTTGGCTTGAAGAGCCGTTTCATAAAATTTAAACTTAACCAGCTCGCTCATTTTTTAAAATTTACTTGATAATTGAATTTTTGTAAAAACCTTCTTTGTATACAGCGGAAATTCCGCATTCTGAAGCCATCCGAAATATCCGAGATCCTTCTGGAAGACCACTTTCACGCATTGTCCTTTGTATTTTCCAAAGTTGAAAACTTCCTCCGATTTTTCATTATATCCAATAAATCCTGCTAAGTCAGCGTGCTTATTATGGAATGTAAATTCACTCAAAGGCCCAATTTCATTAGGAATGTCGTCATACTTTCCGACCTGCGCATCCAGAACTTCAAAAGTTGCCATCACATCAGCCTCCGCGGAGTGGGCATTTTCAAGCGTTTTTCCACAATAGAACTGATAAGCTGCACTCAGATTTCTCGGTTCTTTTTTATGAAAAATGGTTTGAGCATCTACTAATCTGAATTTGCTTAAATCGAAATCTATTCCCACCCTCAGAAATTCTTCTGCTAACAAAGGAACATCAAAACGATTGGAATTAAATCCTCCCAAATCACTTCCGGAAAGCATTTCCATGATTTTTGGAGCAATTTCCCTGAAAGTAGGGGCATCTTTCACATCTTCATCATAAATCCCGTGGATTTCGCTGGATTCTCTCGGAATTGGCATCTCAGGATTTACTTTCCATGTTTTGCTTTCTCTGGACGCGTCGGGATTGACTTTTAAAACACAGATTTCAACAATTCTGTCTTTTCCTATATTCGTTCCTGTCGTTTCTAAATCAAAGATACAAAGGGGTTTATGTAGTTTTAAATTCATTTTTTTGTAAGTTATGAGTTGAAAGTTATGAATTATGAGTTAAAATAAAGTCGTGTATTTTCCAACTTGTCACTAATAACTCAAAACTTATAACTTAATTAAATTGTTTCTGAAAAATAATTGATATTAAAATATAATAAATAATCACCATCGGAATTCCGACAGTTTTAAAGATAATTAAAATAATGATTGCACCGATCAGCAAAGCCAGTTTAGGATAATTGTCCTGCAGCTTCATCGATTTGAATTTCATCGCGATCATTTTTATCGGACTGACCAGAAGCCACGAACAAACTGCTGTAATCAGGATTAAATATAAAGGATTTTCAAACAAAAATGTAAAAGCTCCTCCTTCTTTCTGAGCATAATATAATCCTAAAATTAAAATGGTATTTGACGGCGTATTCAAACCTTTAAAATAATATTTCTGATCTTCATCCAAATTGAAGATAGCGAGTCTTAAACATGAAAAAAGGGTCACAAATAATCCTAAGTATTTGATTTCAAAAGGAAGTCCGGTTCCCAGAAAAATATTCCCGAATGGTTCCAACGCAGCGTACATCGTGAGTCCCGGAACCAATCCGAAGCTCACCATATCCGCCAAAGAATCCAGCTGCACTCCCAAATTAGAATTTGCTTTTAAAGCTCTAGCCACAAAACCATCAAAAAAATCTAAAATCAGCGAAAGAATAATACAGATCGCAGTCGTTTGATAATCACCTAAAATAAGATGAATCGCCCCTACACAACCGGAAAAGAGGTTTCCTAATGTGATGGCATTGGCAAGATTATTTTTAATAAAATTCATAATTACAAAATTAAACAATAAACCCATTTATCCATGTACCAATGTACCAATTTATCAATTTAGGAATGTAACAATATCAGGTTACTGATTAAGAGATTCATAGCGTGTTATTATTGTTAGATTGTTATACTGCTACATTGCTAAATTAATTTTATGTGAATTTAATGTAAATTTGCACATGAAATTTTTTAAAGAATTTAGAAAACAGGAAGTTATTGTCCTGTTGTACAGGATCTTTCTAGCTTACTTTTTCTACCAGATTGCAAGATTTTTGTTCTGGTATTTCAATAAAGGATTGATAAAAATTGATTCTGTTTCAGATTATTTCAGCCTTTCTTACCACGGAACTGCTTTTGATACTACGGCAATTTTATATGTCAATGCATTGTTTATCTTTTTAAGCATCATTCCCATTATTATTAATACTAAAAAAGGCTACCAAAAATTTCTTTTCTGGCTATATTTTATTACCAACGGAATTGCCTATACCATGAATTTTGGGGATTTTGTGTATTTCAAATTTTCCCAGATGAGACTTACTTCTGCGGCACTTCAGGTAGCACAGCACGAAGACAATATTTTTCGGGTTTTTACGGCTTCGATGATCCAGAATCCTTATGTTTTATTATGGTTTGTTGTATTGATGTGGCTTTGGGTCTATCTGTATAAAAAAGTGAAGATTACGGAGCAGAAGCCTGTGAAGCTGGTTCCATATTTTATATGGTCGGTTCTTACGCTTTGTCTGGTGGCGGTTTTGGCGGTTGGCGGAATTCGTGGGGATTTTAAGCACAGTACAAGACCAATCAATCTTGTGGATGCAAACCGCTTCGCTAAACTTCCGGCTCAGGGAAATGTGGTTCTGAATAGTACGTTTTCGTTTTTCAGAACATTAAATACGAATAATTTTAAAGAAGTCCATTTCGTTGATGAAAAATTTATTGATGAAAATATCCAACCTTATAAAATTTATGACAGAAAAATAGAAAATAAACCCAACATTGTTATTTTCATTGTTGAATCTTTTAGCAGAGAATACTCCGGGGCTTTTAATAAAGATAAAAATATTAAGGATTATGTTTCTTATACGCCTTTTATCGATAGTTTGGCGAGTCAAAGCCTGATTTTTCCGAATACTTTTGCCAACGGAAGGCAGTCGATTCATGGGATGAGCTCTGTATTGGCCGGAATTCCGAGTCTTACGGATGCTTTTACAAGTTCGCCTTATTCCAACCAGAAAATTCAGTCCATTGTTTCGGTGTGTAATGAGATGGGATACGATACATCGTTCTATCACGGTGCTCCGAACGGTTCGATGGGGTTTTTAGGTTTTGGAAATATTCTTGGTTTTAAACACTATTTTGGAAAAACAGAGTACAACAACGATAATGATTTTGATGGAATGTGGGCGATTTGGGATGAACCATTTTTACAGTATTTTGCTAAAAATGTAGGTAAAAAGCAACCTTTTATGGCGACGGTTTTTACGGCTTCCTCACATCATCCTTTTAAAATTCCTGAAAAATATAATGGGAAGTTCAAAAAAGGGAAAAATCAGATGCATGAGCCGATTCAATACACAGATTATGCGATTAAAAAATACTTTGAAACAGCTAAAAAACAACCGTGGTTCAACAATACGATTTTTGTCTTTACAGGAGATCATACGAATGAAGTATATTATTCCGAATACGAGAAGATTATGAATCGTTTTGCAGTTCCTTTAATTTTTTATTCTCCAAATCCTGAATATCATTTAAAAGGAGTAAATAATGAATTTGCCCAGCAAATTGATATTTATCCGACCTTGGCAGACTTAATCGGATATAATAAAAAGATCAGAAGCTGGGGCAGAAGTTTGGTAAGTGAAAAGCAGTATCCTGCCATTATTGCTAATTCTGACGGGACGGTGGAACAGTTTATCATTGGGAATTATATTTACCGTTTCGACGGGAAAAATGTGGTCGGAATTTTTGATAAAACAGATCTTGGTCTGGAAAAAAACCTGATGGATCAGTTAAAAAACAATCCCGAAACCGAAAAAGGAAAACAGATTGCAAAAGCCTGGTATCAGGATTATATGAACAGGGTGATCAATAGAAAGATGTATTAGTGTTTGGCAGATGTTTAATTTCAAAATTTGGTATACCTCTTGTTATATATGCCTAGTATAATAAAAGTTTTTGTTTGTTTGAAATTAATTTATATTTTTAACAGTAATTAGACAACAAAAATATTTTATTGGAATTAAAACTATAAAGAATATGAGAAAATTATTATTGACACTTGTCCTTTCACTTTTCAGTGTAATGTCATTTGCACAGATCGAAGGAAAATGGAAGACTATAGATGATGAAACAAAGCAGGCAAAATCTCTTGTAGAAATCTATAAAAAATCTGACGGAAAATATTATGGTAAAATTTCACAGCTATTGATAAAACCCGAAAATGCTAATTGTGTAAACTGTAAAGACGACAGAAAAAACAAGCCTATTCTGGGAATGGAAATCATCAGAGGTCTGAAAAAAGACGGCAATGAGTTTACAGGTGGTACAATCACCGACCCAAAAACAGGAAAAACCTACAAATGCACGATTACAAGAAACGGAGATAATCTGAATGTAAGAGGATATATCGGTTTATCTTTAATCGGAAGAACACAGATTTGGCAGAAAGCTAACTAATCGAGCTAAATAAAAATTAATAAACGGCATTTCATTTAAATGAGATGTCGTTTTTGTTATATGTATCATAAAAAAGTATTATTTTTGTACTCTAATTTTTCAAAAGAATATGGCAGAATATACTTTTCGTGAGGTAATTGCACAAGCAATGAGCGAGGAAATGCGTAAAGATGAATCCATCTATTTAATGGGGGAGGAAGTTGCAGAATATAATGGTGCATATAAGGCTTCAAAAGGAATGCTGGATGAATTTGGTGCTAAAAGAGTAATCGATACACCAATCGCTGAGTTGGGCTTCGCAGGGATTTCTGTGGGAGCTGCAATGAACGGGAACAGACCAATCGTAGAATTTATGACATTCAATTTCTCTTTGGTAGGAATTGATCAGATTATCAACAATGCTGCAAAGATCCGTCAGATGAGTGGTGGTCAGTGGAACTGTCCTATCGTTTTCCGTGGTCCTACTGCTTCTGCAGGGCAATTGGGAGCAACTCACTCTCAGGCTTTTGAAAGCTGGTATGCCAACTGCCCTGGTTTGAAAGTAATCGTACCTTCAAACCCGTATGATGCAAAAGGATTGTTGAAAACAGCTATTCAGGATAATGACCCGGTAATTTTCATGGAATCTGAGCAGATGTACGGAGACAAAATGGAAATTCCTGAAGAAGAATACTACATCCCGATCGGGAAAGCAGATATCAAGAAAGAAGGTACTGATGTTACGTTAGTTTCTTTCGGTAAAATCATGAAGCTGGCTATTCAGGCTGCTGAAGATTTGGCTAAAGAAGGTATTTCTGTAGAAGTGATCGACCTTAGAACTGTTCGTCCGTTGGATTATGATACAGTTTTGGCATCAGTGAAGAAAACAAACAGATTAGTGGTGTTGGAAGAAGCTTGGCCTTTCGGTTCTGTTGCTTCTGAAATTACATATATGGTACAGCAGAAAGCATTCGATTATTTGGATGCTCCTATCAAGAGAATTACTACTCCTGATGCTCCTGCACCGTACTCAGCTGCATTATTTGCAGAATGGTTCCCTAAACTTGAAAAAGTAAAAGAGGAAATTAAAAAAGCAATGTACGTAAAGTAATAAGATGATTATAGAGAAAAACTTCCGAAAGGAAGTTTTTTCATTTATTATATTCATGGATAAAAATTCATAGGGTTGTAAATTTGATTTAAATTTGCGCTTTTAAATTTAAAATTAGCTGATATGGCAGAAGTTACTGAAGGCGGTCATCACTTTGACATCAAAAAGCTTTCTTTTATTGGGGTTTTAGTTTCTCTTGGAATTGTTTTCGGGGATATCGGTACTTCACCGCTTTACGTAATGAAAGCAATCGTGAATGCAAGGGGAGAGGGCTCCACAATGCCTTTTAACGAATACATCGAAGGAGCTCTTTCATGTATCATCTGGACGCTTACCCTTCAGACAACGATCAAATATGTGATTATTGCTCTGAGAGCAGATAACAAGGGAGAAGGCGGGATTCTGGCATTATTTTCTTTGGTTAAAAATCTTAAAAAAGGCTGGCTGTACCTTATCGCTATTGTAGGAGCGGCGGCACTTATTGCAGACGGCGTGATCACACCTTCTCTTACGGTGATGTCTGCGATCGAAGGTCTTGAAATATATAATCCTCATACTCCGGTAGTTCCTATTACGATTGGGATTTTGATCGTTATTTTTGTGGTTCAGCAATTCGGAACGAGTTTTATCGGGAAGTTTTTCGGACCTGTGATGGTAGTTTGGTTCTTGGTTTTAGGAGGGTTAGGTTTTTCTCATTTAAGCGAAAATCTTGAAATTTTAAGATCATTTAATCCTTATTATGCGTATAAACTGATTGTCAATTCACCGAGTGCAATTATCATTCTGGGTGCAGTTTTCCTTTGTACAACGGGTGCAGAAGCGCTCTACTCGGATCTTGGTCACTGTGGGGCAAAAAATATCAGAGTAAGCTGGGGATTTGTAAAAATAATGTTGATTTTAAATTATCTTGGACAGGGAGCTTGGCTTCTAACCAATTATAATAAACCTGGTTTTTCAGCAATCAATCCTTTCTT from Chryseobacterium wanjuense includes these protein-coding regions:
- a CDS encoding putative signal transducing protein, giving the protein MSELVKFKFYETALQANRDKQILAESGINSFIANEQLIQSDWLLSQAVGGIQLQVFEEDLEKAKQTLQDYKDNEEFSLEVEHTVENPDFDFVCPKCGSNHIYRDDSATSFFGVSILTSHKFVCYYCGNEFMH
- a CDS encoding 3'-5' exonuclease, whose translation is MNLKLHKPLCIFDLETTGTNIGKDRIVEICVLKVNPDASRESKTWKVNPEMPIPRESSEIHGIYDEDVKDAPTFREIAPKIMEMLSGSDLGGFNSNRFDVPLLAEEFLRVGIDFDLSKFRLVDAQTIFHKKEPRNLSAAYQFYCGKTLENAHSAEADVMATFEVLDAQVGKYDDIPNEIGPLSEFTFHNKHADLAGFIGYNEKSEEVFNFGKYKGQCVKVVFQKDLGYFGWLQNAEFPLYTKKVFTKIQLSSKF
- a CDS encoding CDP-alcohol phosphatidyltransferase family protein; amino-acid sequence: MNFIKNNLANAITLGNLFSGCVGAIHLILGDYQTTAICIILSLILDFFDGFVARALKANSNLGVQLDSLADMVSFGLVPGLTMYAALEPFGNIFLGTGLPFEIKYLGLFVTLFSCLRLAIFNLDEDQKYYFKGLNTPSNTILILGLYYAQKEGGAFTFLFENPLYLILITAVCSWLLVSPIKMIAMKFKSMKLQDNYPKLALLIGAIIILIIFKTVGIPMVIIYYILISIIFQKQFN
- a CDS encoding LTA synthase family protein, which encodes MKFFKEFRKQEVIVLLYRIFLAYFFYQIARFLFWYFNKGLIKIDSVSDYFSLSYHGTAFDTTAILYVNALFIFLSIIPIIINTKKGYQKFLFWLYFITNGIAYTMNFGDFVYFKFSQMRLTSAALQVAQHEDNIFRVFTASMIQNPYVLLWFVVLMWLWVYLYKKVKITEQKPVKLVPYFIWSVLTLCLVAVLAVGGIRGDFKHSTRPINLVDANRFAKLPAQGNVVLNSTFSFFRTLNTNNFKEVHFVDEKFIDENIQPYKIYDRKIENKPNIVIFIVESFSREYSGAFNKDKNIKDYVSYTPFIDSLASQSLIFPNTFANGRQSIHGMSSVLAGIPSLTDAFTSSPYSNQKIQSIVSVCNEMGYDTSFYHGAPNGSMGFLGFGNILGFKHYFGKTEYNNDNDFDGMWAIWDEPFLQYFAKNVGKKQPFMATVFTASSHHPFKIPEKYNGKFKKGKNQMHEPIQYTDYAIKKYFETAKKQPWFNNTIFVFTGDHTNEVYYSEYEKIMNRFAVPLIFYSPNPEYHLKGVNNEFAQQIDIYPTLADLIGYNKKIRSWGRSLVSEKQYPAIIANSDGTVEQFIIGNYIYRFDGKNVVGIFDKTDLGLEKNLMDQLKNNPETEKGKQIAKAWYQDYMNRVINRKMY
- a CDS encoding DUF2147 domain-containing protein; protein product: MRKLLLTLVLSLFSVMSFAQIEGKWKTIDDETKQAKSLVEIYKKSDGKYYGKISQLLIKPENANCVNCKDDRKNKPILGMEIIRGLKKDGNEFTGGTITDPKTGKTYKCTITRNGDNLNVRGYIGLSLIGRTQIWQKAN
- a CDS encoding pyruvate dehydrogenase complex E1 component subunit beta, translating into MAEYTFREVIAQAMSEEMRKDESIYLMGEEVAEYNGAYKASKGMLDEFGAKRVIDTPIAELGFAGISVGAAMNGNRPIVEFMTFNFSLVGIDQIINNAAKIRQMSGGQWNCPIVFRGPTASAGQLGATHSQAFESWYANCPGLKVIVPSNPYDAKGLLKTAIQDNDPVIFMESEQMYGDKMEIPEEEYYIPIGKADIKKEGTDVTLVSFGKIMKLAIQAAEDLAKEGISVEVIDLRTVRPLDYDTVLASVKKTNRLVVLEEAWPFGSVASEITYMVQQKAFDYLDAPIKRITTPDAPAPYSAALFAEWFPKLEKVKEEIKKAMYVK